From the genome of Bacteroidota bacterium:
ATGTAAACGGGCTGCAGCGTTGATACGTGCAATCCACAATTGACGGTATGTTCGTTTTTTGGCTTTACGATCACGGTATGCATACTGCATCCCTTTATCCAAGTGATGCTTTGCTATGGTGATCAGTTTACTTCTCGCACCCCAGTAACCTCTCGCTTGCGATAAAATCCGCTTGCGACGGCGATGGGAGGCAACTTTATTCTGCGAACGAGGCATAGTTGCTCTTCTCCTTGATATTTAATGAATGGAACGGTGAATTAACTTACAACAATAACATTTTGATCTTCTTTGTATCCGGTTTTGAAACCAAACCCGATTTGCGAAGTCTGCGCTTTCGTTTTGTAGTTTTGCTGGTCAGGATGTGGCTACGGTTCATCTTACGGCGTTTGATCTTTCCTGTCGCTGTTAGTCCGAACGTTTTCCGCGCACCCCTGTGCGATTTCATTTTAGGCATACTGTTAACCTTAGTTTATGATTGTGCTTGTGCTTTTTCTTGTTCTTGTTTTAATTTTTCAACTCGCGCTTTTGCCGTTTTATCGGGTGTGAAGATCATAATCATAAATCGACCTTCCATCTTTGCTGGCTGATCGACTTTAGAATACGCAGCAAGTTTTTCTGTTAATCGATTTAATAATTCTTCACCCTGTTCTTTATACGCAACCTCACGTCCCTTGAAAATCACGGTCGCTTTTACTTTATCACCTTCTTCAAGAAAATTGATAGCATGTTTCGCTTTAAAATCGAAGTCATGCGTATCAGTATTCGGGTGAAAACGTAATTCCTTCAACTGAGAGACATGCTGATGTTTCTTTTGAAGTTTTTCTTTTTTCTGGATTTCATATTTAAATTTTCCGAAATCCATGATCTTGCAAACCGGAGGATTTGCAGTCGGAACAACTTCAATAAGATC
Proteins encoded in this window:
- the rplT gene encoding 50S ribosomal protein L20, which gives rise to MPRSQNKVASHRRRKRILSQARGYWGARSKLITIAKHHLDKGMQYAYRDRKAKKRTYRQLWIARINAAARLHGITYSKLIAGLNKKEVNINRKVLAELAVHNPEAFTEIVNFVKA
- the rpmI gene encoding 50S ribosomal protein L35, with the protein product MPKMKSHRGARKTFGLTATGKIKRRKMNRSHILTSKTTKRKRRLRKSGLVSKPDTKKIKMLLL
- the infC gene encoding translation initiation factor IF-3, whose product is MGEILIKEKRPRINEEIRGDVIRVIEDGGGQVGVMSPKEALAIAIQRGKDLIEVVPTANPPVCKIMDFGKFKYEIQKKEKLQKKHQHVSQLKELRFHPNTDTHDFDFKAKHAINFLEEGDKVKATVIFKGREVAYKEQGEELLNRLTEKLAAYSKVDQPAKMEGRFMIMIFTPDKTAKARVEKLKQEQEKAQAQS